One segment of Urocitellus parryii isolate mUroPar1 chromosome 5, mUroPar1.hap1, whole genome shotgun sequence DNA contains the following:
- the Kcnj8 gene encoding ATP-sensitive inward rectifier potassium channel 8: protein MLARKSIIPEEYVLARIAAENLRKPRIRDRLPKARFIAKSGACNLAHKNIREQGRFLQDIFTTLVDLKWRHTLVIFTMSFLCSWLLFAIMWWLVAFAHGDIYAYMEKSGMEKSGLESAVCVTNVRSFTSAFLFSIEVQVTIGFGGRMMTEECPLAITVLILQNIVGLIINAVMLGCIFMKTAQAHRRAETLIFSRHAVIAVRNGKLCFMFRVGDLRKSMIISASVRIQVVKKTTTPEGEVVPIHQLDIPVDNPIESNNIFLVAPLIICHVIDKRSPLYDISATDLVNQDLEVIVILEGVVETTGITTQARTSYIAEEIQWGHRFVSIVTEEEGVYSVDYSKFGNTVKVAAPRCSARELDEKPSILIQTLQKSELSHQNSLRKRNSMRRNNSMRRSNSIRRNNSSLIVPKVQFMTPEGNQNTSES, encoded by the exons ATGTTGGCCAGAAAGAGCATCATCCCGGAGGAGTATGTGTTGGCTCGCATCGCCGCGGAGAATCTGCGCAAGCCGCGCATCCGCGACCGCCTCCCGAAAGCCCGCTTCATCGCTAAGAGCGGGGCCTGCAACCTGGCGCACAAGAATATCCGTGAGCAAGGGCGCTTCCTGCAGGACATCTTCACCACCTTGGTAGACCTGAAATGGCGCCACACGCTGGTCATCTTTACAATGTCCTTCCTCTGCAGTTGGCTGCTCTTCGCTATCATGTGGTGGTTGGTGGCTTTTGCCCATGGGGACATCTACGCTTACATGGAGAAGAGTGGAATGGAGAAAAGTGGTTTGGAGTCTGCTGTGTGTGTGACTAACGTCAG GTCATTCACCTCTGCTTTTCTCTTCTCCATTGAGGTTCAAGTGACAATTGGATTTGGAGGGAGGATGATGACAGAGGAATGCCCTCTGGCCATCACCGTTTTGATTCTCCAAAACATTGTGGGTTTGATCATCAATGCCGTCATGTTAGGCTGCATTTTCATGAAGACAGCTCAGGCTCACAGAAGGGCAGAGACTTTGATTTTCAGCCGCCATGCTGTGATTGCTGTCCGAAATGGTAAGCTGTGCTTCATGTTCCGAGTGGGCGACCTGAGGAAGAGCATGATCATTAGTGCCTCAGTGCGCATCCAGGTGGTCAAGAAAACAACTACACCTGAAGGGGAGGTGGTACCCATTCACCAACTGGACATACCTGTTGATAACCCTATTGAGAGTAATAACATCTTCCTCGTGGCCCCTTTGATCATCTGCCATGTGATTGATAAGCGCAGTCCCCTGTATGATATCTCAGCAACTGACCTTGTCAACCAGGACCTGGAGGTCATTGTTATTCTGGAAGGAGTGGTCGAAACCACCGGCATCACCACGCAAGCGCGAACCTCCTACATCGCAGAGGAGATCCAGTGGGGCCACCGCTTTGTGTCCATTGTGACCGAAGAGGAAGGAGTGTATTCTGTGGATTACTCCAAGTTTGGCAACACTGTTAAGGTGGCAGCTCCACGGTGCAGTGCCCGGGAACTGGATGAGAAGCCTTCCATCCTCATTCAGACCCTCCAAAAGAGTGAACTGTCCCATCAAAACTCTCTGAGGAAGCGCAATTCCATGAGGAGAAACAATTCCATGAGAAGGAGCAACTCCATTCGAAGGAACAATTCTTCCCTCATTGTGCCAAAGGTGCAGTTTATGACTCCAGAAGGAAATCAGAACACATCTGAATCATGA